Sequence from the Alphaproteobacteria bacterium genome:
GCCACCTGGTATTTTTCCAGCCGCATAAGTTTTTTCTTGGTAATTAACAGTTAAAGGGAAAAAGTCTATTCCCTCTTTTGGTTTTTTCTTGGCGGTTACATTACACATGACTGTAGTGTCACCGTAATTAACTATAACTGAAGCATTTGCTTGTCTAGCTATTTTTCCTGTTGATATGGTAAGCTTTCTTCCGCCCCACTCTATTTCTTTTACTATTTCGTTGAACATAATTTGTTACTTTCTAATGCCTAATTTTTTAATTAAATCTAAATAACGCTCTTCACTTTTCTTCTTTACGTAAGCCAAAATTCTTTTTCTTTGTCCTATTAAAATAAGTAAACCTCTTCTTGAATGAAAATCTTTTTTGTGAGTTTTAAAATGTTCAGTTAAATTTGAAATTCTTGTAGTTAATATTGCACACTGAACTTCAGATGAACCAGTATCACCTTCTTTTGCAGCATATTGTTTAATAATCTCTTGTTT
This genomic interval carries:
- the rpsO gene encoding 30S ribosomal protein S15, with amino-acid sequence MSILKAQKQEIIKQYAAKEGDTGSSEVQCAILTTRISNLTEHFKTHKKDFHSRRGLLILIGQRKRILAYVKKKSEERYLDLIKKLGIRK